The genome window CACGGACGGAGCGTGAGGAGAGTTTCCGTTACTTGCAAATCGTTGTGCAGCACATACCCGTCGGTCTTATTGCGTTTACGCCTGATGGCGATATCGAACTGATCAATAACGCCGCACGCCGCTTATTCAAAGTCGCTGTTTCGCCGGATCAACCTTCATTACGAAACATCAAAACGCTCGAAACGGTGAATAAATCTCTTGTAAATGTTTTTTTTCAATTGAAACCCGGTCAACGTACGTTGGTTAAATTCGATGACGGCACGGAATGGGTACAGCTGGTTATTTCGGCAACGGAATTTAAATTGCGTGAACAAAAATTCATGCTCGTGTCGCTCCAGAACATTCAGACCGAATTGGAAGAAAAGGAAATGGAAGCGTGGCAAAATCTGATCCGCGTACTGACGCATGAGATCATGAATTCCGTCACGCCGATTTCATCCCTCGCGTCGACGGTCAACGATCTGGTTTCACATTCATTCAGCCGCGTACACTCCGGCGAAAAAGTCGATCAGGATTCGATGCAGGATATCCATGGCGCGCTCGGAACGATTCAAAAGCGCAGCGAAGGATTGATTCACTTCGTCGAGGCGTACCGAAATCTGACTAAAATTCCGGCGCCGAATTTTCGCATTTTCGCTGTGAAAGAATTGTTTCACCGTGCGGAACAACTACTGCGTCCGAAGCTGACTGAAAATAAAATCCAATTTCAATCGACGATCGAACCACTGACGCTGGAAATCACGGCCGATCTGGAATTGGTAGAGCAAGTTCTGATCAATTTATTGATCAACGCAATTCAGGCCACGCAGAAACAGCTCAAACGGCAAATTAAACTATCGGCGCGTCTCGACGAGCGCGGACATGTGCTGGTCCAAGTTGCTGACAATGGTCCCGGTATTATCGACGAAGCAATGGATAAAATTTTTATTCCGTTTTTCACTACGAAAGAGGAGGGTTCAGGCATTGGTTTGGCGCTTTCACGGCAAGTCATGCGCCTGCATCGCGGCACGATCGGCGTGCAATCACGCCCGAATATCGAAACGGTTTTTACGCTGAGGTTTTAGCACAAGAAGTTAATTTTTTTTTATTTCTTCCCACCCGACTTTTTCTTATCCGTTTTTTTCACACTTTCACGGAAGGTTTTTAATCGCTTTTCGACATGGTCGAAAATACTGCCTTTTGGAAAATTTCCGTTTTTACGGATTGCGCCGGAAGGTTTGCCCGTGAGAATTTCGATGCCTTCAGCGATCGTCGAAACGGCCCAGATGTGAAAAAGCCCGTCGCGTACGGCGTCGACTACATCGTCACGCAACATCAGGTGTTTGAGATTGGTTTTCGGAATGATCACGCCTTGTTGGCCGGTGAGCCCGAACTCACGGCAAATATCAAAATAACCTTCGATTTTTTCATTGGCACCTCCAATAGCCTGCACCGTACCATATTGATCGACGGAACCGGTCACAGCAATGCCTTGCCGGATCGGTACATCCGCCAGCGCGGAAAGCAGAGCGTACAATTCCGTTGATGACGCGCTGTCGCCGTCGACACCTTCATAGCTTTGCTCGAAAACTAATTTGGCTGACAACGTCAGCGGTTTGTCGATCGCAAACATCCGCGCGAGATAGCCGCTCAGGATCAAAACACCTTTGCTGTGAATCGGTCCGCCAAGAGCAACCTGCCGTTCGATATCGACAATCCCTTCCGTGCCGGGCGTGACCGTAACCGTAATTCGGCTCGGACGGCCGAATTCATATTCACCCATGCGAATAACGGCGAGACCGTTAACCTGCCCGGTAATGGCCGACGTCGTATCAATCACGAGTATTTTGCGCGTGATCATTTCCCGAATATGTCCCTCGACAAGATTGGAACGATAAATTTTTTCATCGAGCGCTTTGCGCACATGCGCAGTGGTGATTTGCGCCGATGGATCTTGAATAGCCCAGAAATGCGCTTCGCGGATAACGTCGGCAATGGCGCCGAAATGCGTCGAGAGCTTTTCCTGGTCATCGGCAAATCGCGACGCGTGTTCGAGCAATCGTGCCGCCGCCCCGGCGTCGAGATGTTTGAGATTTTCTTTCCGGCACAGCATGGAAATAAACATCAGGAATTCACGGATATTATTTTCCGTACGCGGCATGCTTGTATCAAAATCCGCTTTGACTTTGAATAGTTCGGGAAATTCTTCGTCATACGAATGCATCATATAATAAAACATAGGACGCCCGACAAGCAACACTTTGACGTCGAGGCGGATCGGTTGCGGCCGCTGGCTTTTGGCAACGCTCATGCCGAGGCTTTCTGCAATTTCTTCGATCACGATGGATTGTGATCGCAATGCACGCCGCAGGCCGTCCCAACTCATGTGATTGCGCAACACGTCTTCGACCGGCAATACAATATAACCGCCGTTAGCGCGATGCAAAGCTCCGGGTTTGATCATCGTAAAATCGGTGTACATCGTTCCTTGTTCGACTTCTTTTTCAACCCGGCCAAAAAGAT of bacterium contains these proteins:
- a CDS encoding ATP-binding protein translates to MVYNRFRILCTIRVIVLALTTHVFFYLLSQTTLYVTTALIALTIVYQIYALIIFVEKTNRDLSRFLESIRHEDFSQTFTGSGWGSSFDELKSAFSQIIMDFRKARTEREESFRYLQIVVQHIPVGLIAFTPDGDIELINNAARRLFKVAVSPDQPSLRNIKTLETVNKSLVNVFFQLKPGQRTLVKFDDGTEWVQLVISATEFKLREQKFMLVSLQNIQTELEEKEMEAWQNLIRVLTHEIMNSVTPISSLASTVNDLVSHSFSRVHSGEKVDQDSMQDIHGALGTIQKRSEGLIHFVEAYRNLTKIPAPNFRIFAVKELFHRAEQLLRPKLTENKIQFQSTIEPLTLEITADLELVEQVLINLLINAIQATQKQLKRQIKLSARLDERGHVLVQVADNGPGIIDEAMDKIFIPFFTTKEEGSGIGLALSRQVMRLHRGTIGVQSRPNIETVFTLRF
- a CDS encoding AAA family ATPase translates to MIKELTPDQLRLTIDPWTLNMESTEHLKPVDGIIGQHRAVSALRFGLGIQEVGFNIFVAGPRGIGKMTAVKSFLEELALTKRTPNDWCYVNNFDDPYQPMALELPPGKGKEFQQDMRFFIEYVSREIPKSFESDEYSKKRDEIRRTLNERREAVLKQFSVKAGQQGFALHATQLGIVLVPVRDNKPMSEADWNALPQAEQETRMKIRETLQDELKEAIKQTRDVERTTQNAMLELDRQVMLYQLSGVMEELTGKYKDQKEVLNYIDAIQIDMLSDIDLFKPGQEDHVPERDLDLTKYQVNLLVDNSKQQGAPVVVELHPTYTNLFGRVEKEVEQGTMYTDFTMIKPGALHRANGGYIVLPVEDVLRNHMSWDGLRRALRSQSIVIEEIAESLGMSVAKSQRPQPIRLDVKVLLVGRPMFYYMMHSYDEEFPELFKVKADFDTSMPRTENNIREFLMFISMLCRKENLKHLDAGAAARLLEHASRFADDQEKLSTHFGAIADVIREAHFWAIQDPSAQITTAHVRKALDEKIYRSNLVEGHIREMITRKILVIDTTSAITGQVNGLAVIRMGEYEFGRPSRITVTVTPGTEGIVDIERQVALGGPIHSKGVLILSGYLARMFAIDKPLTLSAKLVFEQSYEGVDGDSASSTELYALLSALADVPIRQGIAVTGSVDQYGTVQAIGGANEKIEGYFDICREFGLTGQQGVIIPKTNLKHLMLRDDVVDAVRDGLFHIWAVSTIAEGIEILTGKPSGAIRKNGNFPKGSIFDHVEKRLKTFRESVKKTDKKKSGGKK